One part of the Streptomyces sp. AM 2-1-1 genome encodes these proteins:
- a CDS encoding class I SAM-dependent methyltransferase, which produces MATTQGPTFRELAVQALSSTERGYDLLAPKFDHSPYRTPDRVLDAVAAALRPLGPFACGLDVCCGTGAGVGVLRQVCHERVAGVDFSAGMLTVGRASLQGAPDIQGAPDAPDAPDVPPVHWVRADARTLPFAPAFDLALSLGAFGHFLPRERPALFAQVRASLRPGGRFVFPVGAPPAPGSRAYWTLLGFDAAMRVRNAVWRPRFIMYYRTFRLPGVLADLSAAGFAVRLEPLADLGARPDGSPRARLVVATAR; this is translated from the coding sequence ATGGCTACCACACAGGGACCCACCTTCCGCGAACTCGCCGTGCAGGCGCTCTCCTCGACCGAGCGCGGGTACGACCTGCTCGCGCCGAAGTTCGACCACTCGCCCTACCGCACCCCGGACCGCGTCCTGGACGCCGTCGCCGCGGCCCTGCGGCCGCTCGGGCCGTTCGCCTGCGGGCTGGACGTCTGCTGCGGAACCGGCGCGGGCGTGGGCGTCCTGCGCCAGGTCTGCCACGAGCGGGTCGCCGGCGTCGACTTCAGCGCGGGGATGCTCACCGTGGGCCGGGCCTCGCTGCAGGGCGCCCCGGACATCCAGGGAGCCCCGGACGCCCCGGACGCCCCGGACGTGCCGCCGGTCCACTGGGTGCGCGCCGACGCCCGGACCCTGCCCTTCGCGCCGGCCTTCGACCTCGCACTGAGCCTGGGGGCGTTCGGCCACTTCCTGCCCCGAGAACGCCCCGCCCTCTTCGCCCAGGTGCGCGCCTCGCTCCGGCCCGGCGGGCGGTTCGTCTTCCCGGTGGGCGCCCCGCCCGCACCCGGTTCCCGCGCGTACTGGACGCTCCTCGGATTCGACGCGGCCATGCGCGTGCGCAACGCCGTGTGGCGTCCGCGCTTCATCATGTACTACCGCACGTTCCGGCTGCCCGGCGTGCTCGCCGACCTCTCGGCCGCCGGCTTCGCGGTGCGCCTGGAACCCCTGGCGGACCTGGGGGCCCGCCCGGACGGCAGCCCGCGGGCCCGGCTCGTGGTGGCCACCGCACGATGA
- a CDS encoding helix-turn-helix transcriptional regulator yields MLAHPSLAEIRVEHVLHALADPIRLRIVRQMAVASDGLTCSHFVLPVAKSTLTHHFRVLRESGVIHQIYRGTAKMNELRGDDLEKLFPGLLDGVLRAADHEAARLAGS; encoded by the coding sequence GTGCTCGCCCATCCCTCACTGGCGGAGATCCGGGTGGAACACGTGCTGCACGCCCTGGCCGACCCGATACGGCTGCGCATCGTCCGGCAGATGGCCGTCGCCTCGGACGGGCTGACCTGCTCGCACTTCGTGCTCCCGGTCGCCAAGTCGACCCTGACGCACCACTTCCGGGTGTTGCGGGAGAGCGGGGTCATCCACCAGATCTACCGGGGCACCGCGAAGATGAACGAACTGCGCGGGGACGACCTGGAGAAGCTCTTCCCCGGACTGCTCGACGGCGTCCTGCGGGCCGCCGACCACGAGGCGGCGCGGCTCGCCGGAAGCTGA
- a CDS encoding NADH:flavin oxidoreductase/NADH oxidase, with amino-acid sequence MSALFEPYVLRSVTAPNRVWMPPMCQYSADATGPDTGAPNDWHFAHYASRAVGGTGLVLVEATGVSPEGRISARDLGIWNDRQVEAFRKITSFLAEQGTVPGIQLGHAGRKASTLAPWLGGGAVSEEDGGWRPLGPSPLAFDEASPVPEELTVEQIKDVVGQFAEAARRALAAGFQVVEIHGAHGYLIGEFLSPDSNHRTDAYGGSFENRTRFALEVVDAVREVWPEELPLFFRISATDWLTENADDPREGWTGDDTVRFARDLKAHGVDLLDVSTGGNAPRAEIPVGPNYQVPFAERVRTEAGLPVAAVGLITEPVQAEKIVVDGQADAVLIGRELLRDPYFARTAARELGGEVRVPSQYGRSV; translated from the coding sequence GTGAGCGCCCTTTTCGAGCCCTACGTCCTGCGGTCGGTGACCGCGCCCAACCGTGTCTGGATGCCGCCGATGTGCCAGTACAGCGCGGACGCGACCGGCCCGGACACCGGTGCGCCCAACGACTGGCACTTCGCGCACTACGCGTCGCGGGCGGTCGGCGGCACCGGCCTCGTGCTGGTGGAGGCCACCGGGGTCAGCCCCGAGGGCCGCATCAGCGCCAGGGACCTCGGCATCTGGAACGACCGCCAGGTCGAGGCGTTCCGGAAGATCACCTCCTTCCTGGCCGAGCAGGGGACGGTCCCCGGCATCCAGCTCGGCCACGCCGGCCGGAAGGCCTCGACCCTGGCGCCCTGGCTCGGCGGCGGCGCGGTGTCCGAAGAGGACGGCGGATGGCGGCCGCTCGGACCGAGCCCGCTGGCGTTCGACGAGGCGAGCCCCGTCCCGGAAGAGCTGACGGTCGAGCAGATCAAGGACGTGGTCGGGCAGTTCGCGGAGGCCGCCCGGCGCGCGCTCGCGGCCGGCTTCCAGGTCGTCGAGATCCACGGTGCGCACGGTTACCTGATCGGGGAGTTCCTCTCCCCGGACAGCAACCACCGCACCGACGCCTACGGCGGTTCCTTCGAGAACCGCACCCGTTTCGCGCTCGAAGTCGTCGACGCCGTGCGGGAGGTGTGGCCCGAGGAACTGCCGCTCTTCTTCCGCATCTCCGCCACGGACTGGCTCACCGAGAACGCGGACGATCCGCGCGAGGGGTGGACCGGGGACGACACGGTTCGCTTCGCGCGTGACCTCAAGGCGCACGGTGTCGATCTGCTCGACGTCTCCACCGGCGGCAACGCGCCGCGCGCCGAGATCCCGGTGGGCCCCAACTACCAGGTCCCCTTCGCCGAACGCGTCCGCACGGAGGCCGGTCTGCCGGTCGCCGCGGTCGGCCTCATCACCGAACCGGTGCAGGCCGAGAAGATCGTCGTCGACGGACAGGCGGACGCCGTCCTCATAGGCAGGGAACTGCTGCGCGACCCCTACTTCGCCCGCACCGCCGCCCGCGAACTCGGCGGCGAGGTGCGCGTGCCGTCCCAGTACGGCCGCTCGGTCTGA
- a CDS encoding DUF305 domain-containing protein: protein MTVVVSTLALCSCDADDSAPPRPSEGQGVVAPGKPGEEARTLTADEAREETVADTPNSADYSYVQRMIHHHQQALVMTGLAEEHAGSPSVRRLAARISAGQKPEIEAMRGWLKSNDGDERAAHDHTVMPGMATEAQLARLRAARGAEFDRLFLDLMIAHHQGALTMATEALTDGNNVRVEEMATDVAAQQAAEIDRMRSLRT, encoded by the coding sequence ATGACTGTCGTTGTGTCCACTCTCGCACTCTGCTCGTGCGACGCGGACGACAGTGCTCCGCCCCGCCCGAGCGAGGGCCAGGGTGTGGTCGCTCCCGGAAAGCCGGGTGAGGAGGCCAGAACGCTCACGGCGGACGAGGCGCGCGAGGAGACGGTCGCCGACACCCCGAACTCCGCCGACTACAGCTACGTCCAGCGGATGATCCACCACCACCAGCAGGCCCTCGTCATGACGGGCCTGGCCGAGGAGCACGCCGGTTCCCCCTCGGTACGACGCCTCGCGGCGCGCATATCCGCCGGGCAGAAGCCGGAGATCGAGGCCATGCGAGGTTGGCTGAAAAGCAATGACGGCGACGAGCGCGCGGCACACGATCACACGGTGATGCCCGGTATGGCGACCGAGGCGCAGCTGGCCCGGCTGCGGGCCGCGCGGGGCGCGGAGTTCGACCGGCTCTTCCTCGATCTGATGATCGCCCACCATCAGGGCGCTCTCACCATGGCGACGGAGGCCCTCACCGACGGGAACAACGTCCGGGTGGAGGAGATGGCCACCGACGTCGCCGCGCAGCAGGCCGCGGAGATCGACCGGATGCGGTCGCTGCGCACCTGA